ATGATTTCCGTCGTGGCAAACCAACTAACCATAAAGTGTTTGGTGATGCCCTTGCAACACTTGCAGGCGATGCGTTAAATACGCTAGCGTTTGGCATTTTAGCGCGCATGGATCTTTCAGCGGAGCAACGAATAGAACTTGTCAATCTTCTAAGCGTAGCAGCAGGTGCTGAAGGGATGGTTGGCGGTCAAGTGCTCGATATGGAAGGTGAGCAACGTCAACTAAGCCTAACGGAACTAGAACATGTACATGTCAATAAAACAGGTGCACTTTTACGATTTAGTATTGAATCGGGTGCAGTATTAGCCAATGCTTCTCAAGAAGACCGTGCTACTTTAAAAGAATATGCGCATCATATTGGGCTGGCATTCCAAATCCAAGACGACATTTTAGATATTGAAGGCACAACAGAGGAATTAGGCAAAACAGCAGGGAAGGATGTAGCGAGCGATAAAAGCACATATCCTGCATTACTAACGTTAGCTGGAGCCAAAGAAAAACTTGCTGACCATTATCAGCTAGCTATTGCAGCACTGGATAACTTACAAGTAGATGTCAGCTTACTGCGTGAGTTTGCGGCCTATATTGTTCATCGTAAAAACTAAGAGAAAAAATGGGCGTTAAAGGGAAAGAATATGCTAGAATAGGTGAGGACGTTTGCCAAGAGGCAAACAATAAGTGTTCGTACTTTTAGCATATGGATAACACTGTTATAATGGTGGAAACACGATTGCGGTGAATAATTTATTGAAAAGGTGTGTGAGAAAGGTGGATTTAAACAAGATTTCTAGTCCATCCTTTTTAAAAAACTTAGATAAGAGAGAGCTTGAACAACTTGCAAAAGAAATTCGAACTTTCTTAATTGAAAAATGTTCTGTCACAGGTGGTCATATCGGACCGAACCTGGGTGTTGTGGAGCTGACAATTATGCTTCATAAAATGTTTGACAGTCCAAAAGATAAGTTTTTATGGGATGTTGGCCACCAAGCTTACGTGCATAAAATTTTGACAGGTCGTGCGAGTCAATTTGACACTTTGCGTCAGTTCAAAGGGCTTTGTGGTTTTCCAAAGCTTGTGGAGAGTGAACATGATGAATGGGAAACGGGTCATAGCTCGACATCGTTGTCAGCAGCCATGGGTATGGCAGCAGCACGTGATATTAAAAACGAAAAAAACTTCGTCGTACCGATTATTGGGGACGGAGCTTTAACTGGCGGTATGGCGCTTGAGGCATTAAATCATATAGGGCATGCAAAAACTAATATGATTGTCATCTTAAATGACAACGAAATGTCCATAGCACCGAATGTTGGCGCATTACACAACGTATTAGGTCGCTTACGAACTGCCAAAGAATACTCAAAAGCCAAAGAAGAATTAGAATCGTTAATTAATAAAATTCCGGTTTTAGGTGGGAAGCTAGCTTCAACTGCTGAACGCTTGAAAGACAGTTTGAAATATCTAGTCGTTTCTGGTGTCTTCTTTGAGGAATTAGGCTTTAAATATTTAGGGCCAATTGATGGTCACGACTTTGAGGCGCTTGAAACGACTTTATCCTATGCTAAAAAAGTAAAAGGCCCAGTGCTTGTGCATGTCATTACGAAAAAAGGAAAAGGCTACAAACCAGCAGAAGACGATACAATCGGGAATTGGCATGGGACAGGGCCATATAAAATGGAGACAGGTGCCTTTGTTAAATCTGAAACAAAAGGTCCTGCGTGGAGTAGTTTAATCGCTGAAACTGTTCGTAAAATTGCACATGAAGATGAACGCATTGTGACGATTACGCCAGCGATGCCTGTTGGCTCAAAATTGCAAGGGATTCAAAAAGACTTTCCTAAACGCTTTTTTGATGTCGGCATAGCTGAACAACATGCCGCAACGATGGCTGCAGGTCTTGCTACTCAAAAAATGAAGCCGTTTTTAGCGATTTATTCAACGTTTTTACAGCGTGCATATGACCAAGTTCTACATGATATTGCGCGTCCAAATTTAAACGTTTTCATTGGGATTGATCGTGCTGGCTTAGTTGGTGCAGATGGTGAAACACACCAAGGCGTCTTTGATATAGCATTCCTTCGACATATTCCCAATATGACGATTATGATGCCAAAGGATGAGAATGAAGGTCAACATATGGTGAAAACAGCCATTGATTATAACGGCGGACCGATTGCCCTTCGTTATCCACGTGGAAATGGGATAGGCGTCCCACTCGATGAGGAGCTTATGGCTTTACCAATAGGTAGTTGGGAAGTGCTACGTGAGGGGAAAGATGCGACGATATTAACATTCGGCACAACTATTCCAATGGCAATGGAAGCAGCGCATATGCTCGCGCAACAAGGCGTAGAAATTGAAGTGGTGAATGCTCGCTTTATTAAGCCGATGGATGAGGACATGCTGCATCGTATATTTACTAGCAATAAACCAGTGCTAACGATTGAAGAAGCGGTATTACAGGGGGGCTTTGGTAGTGGCGTCTTGGAATTTGCACACGACCATAGTTATTTCACTGCAATCATTGATCGAATGGGTATTCCAGATCAATTTATTGAGCATGGAAACGTAGACCAACTGCTAGCGGAAATCCATATGACAGCAGAAGATACAGTAGCACGTATGCAAGTGTTACTACAACAAAAACAGCAAGTAGGTTTGAACAAATAATGACAAAACAACCGAAAGAACGTGTAGACATTTTACTTGTAGAGCGTGGGCTCTGTGAGACGCGCGAGAAGGCAAAACGGTCCATTATGGCGGGTCTTGTCTTTTCTAATGAAATACGCATCGACAAAGCAGGAGAAAAAATTGCAATCGATGCACCGCTGCAAGTAAAAGGGTCAGATTTAAAATATGTGAGCCGTGGTGGCTTGAAACTAGAAAAAGCTTTGCAAATTTTTGATATGTCTGTAGAGGGGAAGCTGATGCTTGATATCGGCTCCTCTACAGGTGGTTTTACAGATTGTGCATTACAAAATGGTGCGCGACATTGTTATGCCTTAGATGTTGGCTCCAATCAGCTTGCGTGGAAAATTCGTTCAGATGAACGTGTAACAGTTATGGAAAAAACGAATTTCCGCTATACAACAGCGGCAGATTTAACGGAAGGTTTACCAGAGTTTGCTACAATCGATGTGAGCTTTATTTCACTATCATTGATTTTACCGGTACTAAAAACGGTTTTAATGCCAGGTGGGGATGTCATGGCGCTTGTTAAACCACAGTTTGAAGCAGGTAAAGAGAATGTTGGTAAAAAGGGTATCGTCCGTGATAAAAAAGTCCATCTCGATGTTCTAGAAAAAACCGCTGCTATGGCAACGGAGGTCGGCTTTGTTGTGAAGGATGCTTCTTTTTCGCCGATTACTGGCGGTGAGGGGAATATTGAATTTTTATTCCATTTAGTGAATCCTATAGGGGATGAAAGTATTCCACCATATACAGCTTTTAATGCACTCGTTGAAGAAGCGCATAGTGCACTAAAATAACACGTGCTCATTAAGTAGAGCCGTGTTTTTTCTTGTGCTTTTATGCTGAAAATGGTAGTGTAATTATACAAATATTTAACTATTTATAAGAGGTGAACGATATGAATAAAGGGCAAAGACATATACGGATTCGTGATATTATTGCAAATCATGAAATTGAAACACAAGATGATTTAGTCGATTTTTTAAAGGATGCAGGCTATAATGTGACACAAGCAACGGTCTCACGTGATATTAAAGAACTGCACTTAGTAAAAGTACCTTTGCAGGATGGACGCTATAAATATAGCTTACCCGCAGACCAACGATTCAATCCAGTACAAAAATTACATCGTGCATTAGCGGATGCTTTTGTGAGCATTGACGGAGCATCCCATTTCTTAGTAATGAAAGCACTCCCAGGTAATGCAAATGCTATTGCGTCATTACTGGATCATTTAGATTGGCCTGAAATTTTAGGTACGATTTCAGGGGATGATACTATTTTAATTATTTGTCGCGATGAAGCCGAGCGAGAAAATACAAAAAATCGCTTATTGGACATGCTATAAGAAAGAAACAAAAATCCAAAGGTTAACAGTTGCTTGCCTGTTTTAAAAAAAGCGGTCATTTTGCATCTGATAGCACGAGATATAATAGCAGTTGAATTTAATTCAGAGGTGACAATTTGTGTTAAGAGAGCTTAGTATTCGAAATTTTGCCATCATCGAGGATTTAACGGTTAGTTTTTCGGATGGTTTAACTGTACTAACAGGAGAAACTGGTGCTGGGAAATCCATTATTATTGATGCGGTACATTTACTTGCTGGTGGTAGAGGCAATTCAGAATTTATTCGTCATGGTGCTAAAAAAGCAGAGTTAGGCGGGTTGTTTCAAATTTCAAGCACTGCACATCCTGTATACAAGAAATTGGAGGAAGCAGGCATTGAAATAGAAGAAGATTCTATTATTTTACGCCGCGATTTAAATGACTCTGGTAAAAGTGTTTGTCGGGTAAATGGCAAATTGGTCCCTTTATCGGTTTTACGAGATATTGGTGCAAGTTTAATTGATATACATGGCCAACATGAAAATCAAGAACTAATGGATGAAAAACAACATATTCATTTATTGGATCAATTTGCAGAAGAGCAACTATCACCGATTCTTGAACAATATAGTATTCAATATAACGAATATCGGGCATTAAAAAAAGAATTAGCCACCATTTCTATTGATGAGCAGTTAATGGCGCAACGCATTGATTTGTACCAATTCCAAATGAAAGAATTGGAAGATGCAAATTTAAAGCTTGGTGAAGAAGATGAGCTGTTAGATGAACGTCGTCGTCTAATGAACTTTAATAAAATTTTCGAACGCTCGAGTGCTGCCTATGAAGCAATTCAGGGAGAGACAAAAGGGCTTGACTGGATCGGTACAGCGATGGGCGCATTAGATGATGCGGCGGTCATCGATGAACAGTTTAAAGAGGCATCTGAGTCGGTAACAACTGCTTTTTACGCTTTACAGGATGCCGCCTATCAGGTAAAAAATGTATTAGACGAGTTAGAATTTGATCCTGCGCGATTAAATGAAGTGGAGCAACGCTTGGCACTTTTCCAAAACTTAAAGCGCAAATACGGCTCCACTGTTGAAGAAATGCTCGCCTATTATGAGAAGATTAAAACAGAGCTTAGTGAGCTTTTGAATCGTGATGAAATATTGCAATTAAAAGAACGAAAAGTACTTGAAATGGAAGTAGTATTAAGTGAATTTGCTGAAAAACTTTCGCATGTTCGAAAAGCAGCAGCCAATGATTTAAGCGAGGCTATTATGGCAGAGCTACGTGAATTACATATGGAAAAAGCAAAATTTATTGTAAATTTTGATGCTTTACCTTACTTTGATGTCAATGGTAAAGACCAAGTGATCTTTTATATTTCAACGAATGTCGGGGAACCACCGAAATCTTTACCGAAAATTGCTTCAGGTGGGGAATTGTCGCGTATGATGTTAGCATTAAAAACGATTTTTTCTTCTTCCAATGGTGTAACATCCATTATTTTTGACGAAGTGGATACTGGCGTAAGCGGTCGCGTAGCGCAAGCAATCGCTGAAAAAATTGCAGCTATTTCTGTTAATTCTCAAGTTTTGTGTATTTCGCATTTACCTCAAGTGGCGGCGATGGCTGACCATCATTACTTCATTAAAAAAGAGGTTGAACATGATCGGACATTTACTTCTTTAGCAGAAATCGATACAGATGCTCGTATTGAAGAAGTGAGCAGAATGATGTCAGGTGCAGAAATTACCGATTTAACTTTACAGCATGCGACAGAATTGTTAAAGATGGCAAACGAACGAAAAAAACAAATGCGCTAAATTAATAAGAAAATCCAGAGGCAATCCAATGTTTCTGGGTTTTTTTCATTTTGCACAAATATTTACCGCTTATAAGAACCGCACAACAACACATAGTATAAAGACAAAATTCAAAAGGAGGTGTCGTATGAATCGTCGTTGGCGTCAATTTGTCATTTTGCCTATGCTCATCGTTTTGTTATTTATGCCCATTCAGGCTTTTGCGGCCAAAAAATTAATACCGATGGGTGAAGCAATTGGAATTCAGCTTCAATTATCACATGTCTTTGTTGCGCATGATGTGTTATTAGCTTCCAATCAGTGGATGAAAGGAGGCGCCGTTATCGAAAAAATAAATGATACAACGGTAAAAACACTTGCTGATGCCAAGCAAGCCATTGCTCGCCATGGGCAACAAAAATGGACGATAAAAAGTGAAGGTAAAGCATTAACAGTTGACTTACAAAAGCAAGAAGCAGAACATGTCATCTCTTTTTTAAAGGATGAAACAGATGGAGTAGGGACATTGACATACATTGATCCAGAGACATTAAATTACGGAGCATTAGGCCACCAGATTGTCGACTCAACTCTCCAAGAAGCACCTGTCTTCCGAGCAGGCTCCATTTTCTTAGCATCCATTCATCAAATCCGTAAAAGCCTACCTGGTCAACCCGGCTATAAAATTTCCTCCATTGAAAAACATCAGGAACGATTAGGGAGTATTGATAAAAATACGGTTTATGGAATTTTTGGCCGATGGGAAGATAGCTATCAACAAAGATTGCCCAAAGCCATCGAAATTATGCATGCAAAAGATATAAAATTGGGGAAGGCTGAAATTTATACAGCTATTGAAGGAAGTAAAGTCGAAACATTTTCCATTGAAATTACAAAAGTTGAAAATGAACGGCTTGAATTTATCGTTTCTGACGAAAAGCTTATTGAAAAAACAGGTGGCATTTTACAAGGTATGAGTGGTAGTCCCATCATACAAGATGGTCGTTTCGTTGGTGCTGTCACACATATGTTTGTTGAGGAGCCGAAAAAAGGGGCTGCTATTACAGTGGCAGAAATGTTAAGAAAATCTTCATAAATTGGATGGAGCTGCTTCTGGTAGCTCCGTTCTTTCATGGGTAAAATAGTATATTTTAGCTCTTTCCCCAAGTATTTCATGGTTTTTGTGAACACTTTAGCGATACTTAAAAAAAAGTGTAGTTTTATCAGCATTTTTTCACTAAAATAAGTGATAAGTGTATTCGACAATTTGCTGTTAAGTATCGTAACTTGTCGAGAAAAAAAGAAAGTATCGGACTACATACTCATTTTTGGAAATTGAAAAGGTTTTTAACCCAAAAATGTCGAAAATTCCACAGTGTGTCAAAAAGACATTAGGGGTAACGGTTTTATGCTTTGAACAGTCAAAGCAAAGTCCAGAAGGAGGAATGGAAATGACAAAGGTAAAAGTGGCGATAGCAGATGATAATCGAGAATTATTAAAAACAATGGAGCATTATTTTCAAGGACATCCCGAAATTGAAATAATTGCAACGGCCTCGAATGGGAAAGTATGTCTTCAAATGCTTGAAGAATACACACCTGATATTTTATTACTGGATATAATTATGCCTCATCTAGATGGATTAGCAGTATTGGAAGCGATGTATCAAAATGATCGTATGTCTTCGATACAAGTCATTATGCTCACAGCATTTGGTCAAGAAGATGTAATGAAACAGGCAGTGGATTTAGGAGCATCGTACTTTATGCTAAAACCATTTGAATTCGACCAGCTTGTCCAAAAAATATTACATTGTGCTGGCCAAAAGGCTTCTATACCGAAAAAGGCGAGTGTATTACAGCCGACAACTCCTCAAAAATTAAATCAGCATCAGCTTGATAGCACCATTACAGCGATTATTAAAGAAATTGGCGTACCTGCTCATATTAAAGGTTACTCGTATTTACGGGAAGCGATACAAATGGTGTTTGAAGATATCGAGTTATTAGGGTCTGTGACTAAAATTCTTTATCCAGAAATAGCAAAGAAATTCAATACAACACCGTCACGTGTAGAACGTGCAATTCGTCATGCCATTGAAGTCGCATGGAATCGTGGCAATTACGAGTCCATTTCGTCGATGTTTGGCTACACCGTACACCACTTAAAGTCGAAACCGACAAATAGCGAATTTATCGCCATGATTGCGGACAAGATTCGTATTGATATGATGGCGAGTTAATTAACAGTTATAACAGCTTACAGGACTTATTTAGAGAGATTTTTTAAAAATTTATAAAGTAGCTAATGCAAGTCATTACATTAAACTATGAAACACATTCATTTCTGGGATATCCCATTTATGGAGGTGTTTTTTTTTTGCGAGATTTTGGCAAGAAACAAGTAATTAAAACGATACATATGCAAAAAAGACGTTTTCAGACAGATTTTTAAAAATATTAAGGCTTTATAAATAATGTTAATTTTTTGTTATAAATCTGCGGAAATCCTTATTTTTTGAAAAATATATGTTTTAAAATAATAGCGAGAAAAAATAAGGAGGTTAGATATGAGCCATATTGAGTTAGTTAAGATTTCAAAGACGTACCAAAAAAAGCAAGCTGTATTGAATGAAATCAATTTAACAATTAACAAAGGTGAGTTCTTTGTCCTTGTTGGACCTTCTGGGTCTGGAAAGAGTACGTTACTTAGAATGATTGCAGGTCTTGAGGAAATTTCTGAAGGTATATTGAAAATGAACGGTAAAATTGTAAATCATATTCCACCAAAAGATCGGAATTTATCAATGGTTTTCCAAAATTATGCCTTATATCCGCATCTTTCTGTAGAACAAAACATTCTATTTGGTTTACAGGCAAAAAAAGTGAAGAAACAAGAGCGACAAAGAAGATTATATGAAGCCGCGGAAATGATGGGATTAATTGAATTGTTGGAACGTAAACCAAGAGAGTTATCCGGAGGTCAAAGGCAACGTGTAGCACTAGCGCGAGCGATTGTAAGTCAATCACCATTATGTTTAATGGATGAACCACTTTCAAATTTGGATGCAAAGTTGCGTGCGAATATGCGTGTGGAAATTCGTAGATTGCAAAAAAAGTTAGGAATGACAATGATTTATGTTACCCATGACCAAGTAGAAGCGATGACAATGGGAGACAGAATAATGGTCTTAAACGATGGGGAAATTCAACAAGTTGGAAAACCAATTACGCTTTATAACGAACCAGCTAATTTATTTGTAGCTTCTTTTATCGGTTCTCCAAAGATGAATTTGGGAAAAGCGATTCTTTCAGAAGAGGGCAAGCAATTAGTAGTTGAAGGTCATCTTCATCTAGACATAAGTTCTTTATTTGGGGAGGAACTACCTCCAAATAGACAGTTTACGATTGGCATTCGAGCTGAGCATCTACTGCCAGGAACAATTGAAAACACAAACTATCTTTTGGAAGCGGTGAATGTAGAACAATTAGGGAATGAAACATCAATAGCATTTGAAGTTGGTGCTGAGTTATGGACGGCTAGGTGGTCTGGACAATGGTTCATCAAAATAGGACAAAAAGTGCCAGTACAAATATTGCCAGAAAATCTATTATTCTTTGATTCGGTAACTGGCAATTTAATTCACTCAGTTTCTCAAGGTAGAGTACAAGAGGTTTTAACAACATGCGTATGACGAACACTACTAATAATACAAATAACAACCACCTTATAGAAATGGAGCAAGTTAAAAAGAAAATCCGAATGAACAATTTTTATAAAGGGATGTTGTTTTTATTACCTTCTATTATTTTGTTTAGTGTTTTCTTGTTTTATCCTCTGTTTCGGACTATCTATTTAAGCTTTTTCTTAACGAAAGCAAGCGGTGATACGACTATATTTGTTGGGCTCGAAAACTATGTGAATATGTTCGCCTCACCTCTTTTTTTGAAAAGCATGAAATCTACGTTTTTATTTGTCTTCTATACGGTGCCCACTACCATCATTATTAGTTTGTTCCTTGCTGTAATAGCCAATGAAAAACTTAAAGGAATTGGCTTCTTTCGAACGATTTTTTCCTCCACTATGGGAGTATCAGTTGCCGCAGCTTCTGTATTATGGTTGTATCTGTTTAATCCGACGATGGGGTTATTTAACCAAATACTCGATGTCTTTGGGTTTGAAGTCATTGGATGGCTAACAGATCCAAAATGGGCACTTCTTGCTGTCTCTGCTACAACAATTTGGATGAACATAGGTTTTACCTTTTTAATTTTATTTAGTGGGTTGCAATCGATTGATTCATCTTTATATGAAAGTGCTGAGATTGAAGGAGCAGGTTATTTCTATAAATTGCGTAGAATAACAATTCCAATGCTGTCACCCACGTTATTCTTTGTAATTACTGTAACAATTATTAATGCATTTCAATCGTTTGGGCAAATTGATATCTTAACACAGGGCGGACCAGTAAATGAAACGAATTTACTTGTTTACTCGATTTATCGAGAGGCTTTTGTAAATTATAGGTTTGGTTCAGCAAGTGCACAAGCCATTGTGCTGTTCATTTTAATCTTATTAATGACATTATTACAATTTAAGCTAGGTGAAAGGAAGGTACATTACCAATGACAATGTCTACCAGCAAAAAAGTCATTTTTTATGTCATTCTCATCCTTTCAGCTTTACTGTTAGCAGGACCTATGATTTTGGCATTTGTAATGAGCTTGATGACTAATCAAGATATTTTAACCGGTAGCATACCGACTGCACTCACCGTTGATAATTATAGTCGAGCATTTGAACGTACACCTTTACTTAGTTATTTAATAAATAGTTTATTAGTGTCAATTGTTATTATGCTGGGACAACTACTGTTATCAAGTTTAGCAGCTTATGCCTTTGTTTTTTTAGAGTTCAAAGGGAGAGATTTATTATTCTATATTTTTATTGCAACTTTAATGGTTCCTTTTGAGGTTTCGGTTATTCCTAATTTTCATTTAATCCGTGATTTAGATTGGATTGATTCTTATGCAGGGTTGACTATCCCTTTCTTTGCAACAGCTTTTGGAACCTTCTTGCTAAGACAAAACTTTAAACAAATACCTAAGGAATTAAGGGAGGCAAGTCAAATTGCCGGTATAGGTGATGTTAAATATTATCTAACAGTTGTATTACCAGTTGCAAAGTCTAGTTTAGTGACATTCGGGATATATGGATTTTTATCCTCGTGGAACATGTACTTATGGCCACTCTTAGCCACAACAAATGACAAGGTACGTACTGTACAAATCGGTTTGAAGCAATTACAGACCCAAGAGCAGGTAAATGAATGGGGTGTTATCATGGCAGGCGCAGTGATTGTCATTATTCCAACATTAATCTTATTGTTCTTTGGACAAAAGAAGCTTCAAAAAGGGATAACGGAAGGTGCATTGAAGTAATCGAATTTATTTAAATCCAATAAAAGGAGAAATAAGATGAGAAAATTATTTGCATTTCTTACACTTGGAATTGTTGTATTGTTGTCAGCATGTAGTTCAGAAGGTAATTCTACACAAGGGCAAGAAGGAGACAAGCCTAGTTCTACTGAAAATACACGGATGCAAGAGGTAACGTTTTGGCATTCGATGGGTGGAGCTGCCCAAGATTCGTTAAATAAAATTGTAGGAGATTTTAATAAATCACAAGATAAAATTCATGTTAAAGCGCTCTACCAAGGTACTTATGATGAATCGTTAACAAAGTTTAACGCAGTTGCTGGTTCAGATAGTGCACCGACAGTAATTCAGACATTTGAAATAGGCACAAAGGCGATGATTAACAGTGGACAAATTCTTCCTATTCAAGAGTTAATTGATGCAGACGGATATGATATGAGTGAATTAGAAGAAAATATTACAAAGTATTATTCGTTAGATGGGAAGTTCTATTCGATGCCCTTTAATTCTTCCACTCCAGTTATGTATTACAATAAAGATGCATTTAAAGCGGCAGGACTAAATCCAGATGCGCCACCAAAAACGTTTGAGGAAGTAGCAGAAGCAAGTAAAGCAATCGTTGAATCTAATCCAAAAATGAAAGGTTTTGCATTACAAGCATACGGTTGGTTATGGGAGCAATTATTAGCCAACCAAGGCGCGTTATTATTAAATAATGACAATGGACGAAAAGAGACGCCTACGGAAATCGGTTGGTCGGAAGAAGAGGGCAAATCAATCCTCAACTGGGTAAAGAATATGGTTGATGATGGTACATTTGCTAATTATGGTACAAATTATGATAACATGATGGCTGGATTTTTGGCAGGGGATGTCTCGATGTTTTTACAATCTTCTGCTAGTTCAGGGGATATTATTGACAATGCTTCATTTGAAGTAGGTATTGCTTATTTGCCTTATCCAGCAAATAAAGTTCGTCAAGGCGTTGTTATTGGGGGAGCTAGTCTCTGGATGACTGCTGGTAAATCAGA
This genomic interval from Lysinibacillus sphaericus contains the following:
- a CDS encoding carbohydrate ABC transporter permease, giving the protein MEQVKKKIRMNNFYKGMLFLLPSIILFSVFLFYPLFRTIYLSFFLTKASGDTTIFVGLENYVNMFASPLFLKSMKSTFLFVFYTVPTTIIISLFLAVIANEKLKGIGFFRTIFSSTMGVSVAAASVLWLYLFNPTMGLFNQILDVFGFEVIGWLTDPKWALLAVSATTIWMNIGFTFLILFSGLQSIDSSLYESAEIEGAGYFYKLRRITIPMLSPTLFFVITVTIINAFQSFGQIDILTQGGPVNETNLLVYSIYREAFVNYRFGSASAQAIVLFILILLMTLLQFKLGERKVHYQ
- a CDS encoding carbohydrate ABC transporter permease gives rise to the protein MTMSTSKKVIFYVILILSALLLAGPMILAFVMSLMTNQDILTGSIPTALTVDNYSRAFERTPLLSYLINSLLVSIVIMLGQLLLSSLAAYAFVFLEFKGRDLLFYIFIATLMVPFEVSVIPNFHLIRDLDWIDSYAGLTIPFFATAFGTFLLRQNFKQIPKELREASQIAGIGDVKYYLTVVLPVAKSSLVTFGIYGFLSSWNMYLWPLLATTNDKVRTVQIGLKQLQTQEQVNEWGVIMAGAVIVIIPTLILLFFGQKKLQKGITEGALK
- a CDS encoding ABC transporter substrate-binding protein — translated: MRKLFAFLTLGIVVLLSACSSEGNSTQGQEGDKPSSTENTRMQEVTFWHSMGGAAQDSLNKIVGDFNKSQDKIHVKALYQGTYDESLTKFNAVAGSDSAPTVIQTFEIGTKAMINSGQILPIQELIDADGYDMSELEENITKYYSLDGKFYSMPFNSSTPVMYYNKDAFKAAGLNPDAPPKTFEEVAEASKAIVESNPKMKGFALQAYGWLWEQLLANQGALLLNNDNGRKETPTEIGWSEEEGKSILNWVKNMVDDGTFANYGTNYDNMMAGFLAGDVSMFLQSSASSGDIIDNASFEVGIAYLPYPANKVRQGVVIGGASLWMTAGKSDAEQKAAWEFMKYLQTPKVQAEWHVETGYFAINPSAYEEQIVKDAWAKKPQLQVTVNQLQDTKESYATQGALMDMLPEGRKIIETALETIYNGGDVNQAHRSAVEQFNAAIKQANAARGE